In the Solibacillus sp. FSL K6-1523 genome, one interval contains:
- the polA gene encoding DNA polymerase I, translating to MTKEKLLLLDGNSLAYRAFFALPPLTNDSGIHTNATYGFTTMLQKIIGEENPTQMLVAFDAGKTTFRHESYGEYKGGRQKTPSELSEQFPYIRKLVDAYQIKRYELAMYEADDIIGTLAKQAAAQGTEVIIISGDKDLTQLASDEVTVYITRKGITDIEKYTPAYIEEKYGLTPEQIIDMKGLMGDQSDNIPGVPGVGEKTAIKLLKEHGTIEVLYEAIGSMKASKMKEKLIEHEELAHLSKKLVTIHTEAPIEVSLNELAYAGPNEEKLLEVWQELGFKSLIEKSDFENEEIEQEELHFSIKEVVTADMLQNTMAMHLELENEHYHSCAALGLALTDGANTTFTSVDSIAENSALKEWLEDAAKKKYVTDSKATQAMLHRLGIELKGVEFDLLLASYIMKPSISGDDVATLAKEFGYQNVQSNESVYGKGAKWAVPATDVLAEHVSRKAMAIWTLQPILEGKLKSNEQFELYNELELPLAHILGKMESEGITVNADTLQQMGADLKQKLDVIEATIYEAAGETFNINSPKQLGVILFDKLGLPVIKKTKTGYSTAADVLEKLQSEHEIVQHILTYRTLAKLQSTYIEGLTKEIHEADSKVHTRFQQALTATGRLSSTDPNLQNIPIRLEEGRKIRQAFIPSKKDWILFAADYSQIELRVLAHMCEDPALVDAFKQGMDIHTRTAMDVFKVEADEVTSNMRRTAKAVNFGIVYGISDYGLSQSLDITRKEAATFIENYLASFPGVKNYMDSIVEDAKEQGFVTTILNRRRYLPDITSSNFNLRSFAERTAMNTPIQGSAADIIKKAMLDMDARLQQEGLQAKLLLQVHDELIFEAPKEEIEILERIVPEVMENAIQLLVPLKVDFSYGDTWYDAK from the coding sequence ATGACGAAAGAAAAATTACTTTTATTAGATGGGAATAGTTTAGCGTATCGTGCATTTTTTGCATTACCACCGCTAACAAATGATAGTGGGATCCATACGAATGCTACTTACGGCTTTACGACGATGCTACAAAAAATTATTGGTGAGGAAAATCCGACACAAATGCTTGTTGCGTTTGATGCGGGAAAAACGACATTCCGCCATGAATCTTACGGAGAATACAAAGGTGGACGTCAAAAAACGCCATCTGAACTATCGGAGCAATTCCCCTACATTCGAAAGTTGGTTGATGCGTATCAAATTAAGCGCTATGAGCTCGCTATGTATGAAGCGGATGATATTATTGGTACTTTAGCGAAACAAGCCGCAGCACAGGGAACTGAAGTAATCATCATTTCAGGTGATAAAGATTTAACGCAATTAGCTTCAGATGAGGTAACGGTATATATTACGCGTAAAGGGATTACGGATATTGAAAAATATACACCTGCCTATATTGAAGAAAAATACGGCTTAACACCTGAGCAAATTATTGATATGAAAGGCTTAATGGGTGACCAATCCGATAATATTCCTGGTGTGCCGGGTGTCGGTGAAAAGACCGCAATTAAGCTATTAAAAGAGCACGGAACAATCGAAGTACTTTACGAGGCAATCGGTTCGATGAAAGCATCTAAAATGAAGGAAAAGCTGATTGAACATGAAGAGCTTGCCCATTTATCGAAAAAGTTAGTGACAATCCATACGGAAGCGCCGATTGAAGTGTCATTAAATGAGCTAGCTTATGCAGGCCCAAATGAAGAGAAATTACTGGAAGTGTGGCAGGAGCTCGGCTTTAAATCATTGATTGAAAAAAGTGATTTTGAAAATGAGGAAATTGAGCAAGAAGAGCTACACTTTTCAATAAAAGAAGTTGTCACAGCGGACATGCTTCAAAATACGATGGCAATGCATTTAGAGCTTGAAAATGAGCATTATCATAGCTGTGCGGCGCTTGGGTTAGCGTTAACGGATGGTGCGAATACAACCTTTACATCTGTTGATAGTATTGCGGAAAATAGCGCTTTAAAAGAATGGTTAGAAGATGCGGCGAAGAAAAAATACGTGACGGACAGTAAAGCAACACAGGCGATGCTACACCGTTTAGGCATTGAGTTAAAGGGTGTTGAATTTGATTTATTATTAGCTTCTTACATTATGAAACCATCTATATCGGGTGATGACGTAGCGACACTTGCAAAAGAATTTGGTTATCAAAATGTCCAGTCCAATGAATCTGTTTATGGAAAAGGTGCAAAATGGGCTGTTCCAGCAACAGATGTATTGGCAGAGCATGTGAGCCGAAAAGCAATGGCGATTTGGACGTTACAGCCGATTCTAGAAGGAAAATTAAAATCGAATGAACAGTTTGAGTTATATAACGAGCTAGAGCTACCACTTGCGCATATTTTAGGGAAGATGGAGAGCGAGGGCATTACAGTAAACGCCGATACATTACAGCAAATGGGTGCTGACTTAAAGCAAAAACTAGATGTAATCGAAGCGACGATTTACGAAGCGGCAGGCGAAACGTTTAATATTAATTCACCGAAGCAATTAGGGGTTATTTTATTTGATAAACTCGGTTTGCCTGTTATTAAAAAAACGAAAACAGGCTATTCTACCGCGGCGGATGTGTTAGAAAAGCTTCAATCAGAGCATGAAATTGTGCAGCATATTTTAACGTATCGAACATTGGCGAAACTGCAATCAACTTATATTGAAGGATTAACGAAAGAAATTCATGAAGCAGATTCAAAAGTGCATACCCGTTTCCAACAAGCGTTAACGGCAACAGGTCGCTTAAGTTCAACTGATCCGAACTTACAAAACATCCCGATTCGTTTAGAAGAAGGGCGAAAAATACGACAAGCGTTTATTCCGTCTAAAAAAGACTGGATTTTATTTGCGGCAGACTATTCTCAAATTGAATTACGTGTATTGGCGCATATGTGTGAGGACCCTGCGTTAGTGGATGCATTTAAACAAGGGATGGATATTCATACGAGAACCGCGATGGATGTATTTAAGGTCGAGGCGGATGAAGTGACGAGCAATATGCGTAGAACAGCGAAGGCAGTAAATTTTGGAATTGTTTATGGTATTAGTGATTATGGTTTATCGCAAAGCTTAGACATTACTCGTAAAGAAGCAGCAACCTTTATCGAAAACTATTTAGCAAGCTTCCCGGGTGTAAAAAATTACATGGATTCAATCGTTGAAGATGCGAAAGAGCAAGGGTTTGTGACAACGATTTTAAACCGTCGTCGTTATTTACCAGATATTACGAGCTCGAATTTTAATTTGCGTAGCTTTGCAGAGCGAACAGCAATGAATACACCAATTCAAGGAAGTGCAGCAGACATTATTAAAAAAGCAATGCTTGATATGGATGCGCGTTTGCAACAAGAGGGCTTGCAGGCAAAATTATTGCTACAAGTACACGATGAATTAATTTTTGAAGCACCTAAAGAAGAAATTGAAATTTTAGAACGTATCGTACCTGAAGTGATGGAAAACGCGATTCAATTATTAGTGCCATTGAAGGTTGATTTTTCATATGGCGACACATGGTACGACGCGAAGTAA
- a CDS encoding methyl-accepting chemotaxis protein: MLKIMNSVKSKVLLAVLIPIVAVSIVFGAVLFFVSSNLITSHIIPQYNQNLILNMEKFSVMFDADIVNNAKSDEATYKELQREITAFQNEFELENVYIMSKVDGEEVILALGNADDYLTPLAFTSDQAKALSTRDMIVSEIYEDDYGKHKSTFLQIPGTDSVLGLDADADFIDELNSFLIKIVMGLLVVAVTLGSIVAVIISKRIVNPLIVLADHTEVVAAGDLSKQLEVKGQDEIGRLAQSFEHMQSQLRETIVHVTDTSQHVEEGSTTLKLSVEQLTIASNQVSGAIQEIASSTELITSGATQNRVAVQQIVDQITDISDLTQSVSNEASNAANVATQGNEVIQKSVAGIEGINETAKLSLAKTQQMNSRSTEVSQITKIISNISDQINLLALNAAIEAARAGEYGKGFAVVADEIRSLAEQSANSASNITSLIAEMQIDSNESVVAMNNVVSKIEQESLTIYSAGETFNTISNLVDEMNKEIQTVTMTIQEISNGSQQILETTNATVQSLEATNDHSQSIAASMEEQTASSEEMLSIATELNEMIIKLKSQINRFTI; the protein is encoded by the coding sequence ATGTTAAAAATTATGAATTCAGTAAAATCGAAGGTTCTGTTAGCAGTTTTGATTCCGATTGTTGCGGTGAGTATCGTTTTTGGTGCTGTACTATTTTTCGTTTCAAGTAATTTAATCACTAGTCATATTATCCCGCAGTACAATCAAAATTTAATATTAAATATGGAAAAGTTTAGTGTGATGTTTGATGCAGACATTGTAAATAATGCAAAATCTGATGAAGCTACCTACAAGGAGTTACAGCGAGAAATCACAGCATTCCAAAATGAATTTGAGCTAGAAAATGTCTATATTATGAGTAAGGTAGATGGAGAAGAAGTGATATTAGCCTTAGGTAATGCCGATGACTATTTAACACCATTAGCATTTACATCTGATCAAGCTAAGGCATTAAGCACACGGGATATGATTGTGAGTGAAATTTATGAAGACGATTATGGAAAGCATAAATCAACGTTTTTACAAATCCCAGGAACGGATTCTGTATTAGGATTAGATGCTGATGCCGATTTTATTGATGAGTTAAATAGTTTTTTAATAAAAATTGTTATGGGCCTTTTAGTTGTTGCAGTAACTTTAGGTTCGATTGTAGCGGTGATAATTTCCAAAAGGATTGTTAATCCTTTAATCGTATTAGCGGATCATACAGAGGTTGTAGCAGCAGGAGACTTATCTAAGCAACTTGAAGTAAAAGGGCAGGATGAAATTGGTCGTTTAGCACAGAGCTTCGAACACATGCAGTCTCAATTAAGAGAAACGATTGTGCATGTTACGGATACTTCTCAACATGTAGAAGAAGGTTCAACTACATTAAAATTGAGTGTAGAGCAATTAACGATTGCATCCAATCAAGTTTCTGGTGCCATTCAAGAAATTGCATCAAGTACAGAGCTTATCACATCAGGAGCAACTCAAAATCGTGTAGCAGTACAACAAATTGTTGATCAAATTACAGATATATCAGATTTAACTCAGTCGGTTTCAAATGAAGCAAGTAATGCGGCAAATGTAGCAACACAAGGAAATGAAGTTATTCAAAAATCAGTTGCTGGGATTGAGGGCATCAATGAGACAGCTAAGCTATCATTAGCTAAGACGCAGCAGATGAATAGCCGCTCTACAGAAGTAAGCCAAATTACGAAGATTATTTCAAATATTTCAGACCAAATTAATTTACTAGCATTAAATGCGGCCATTGAAGCAGCACGTGCTGGTGAATATGGGAAAGGTTTTGCTGTTGTAGCAGATGAAATTCGTTCTTTAGCGGAGCAATCAGCTAACTCAGCAAGCAATATTACCTCTTTAATAGCTGAGATGCAAATAGATTCAAATGAATCCGTTGTTGCCATGAATAATGTAGTTTCTAAAATTGAGCAGGAAAGTTTGACAATTTATTCGGCAGGTGAAACATTTAATACGATTTCTAACTTAGTGGACGAGATGAATAAAGAGATTCAAACGGTGACGATGACGATTCAAGAAATTTCGAATGGTTCACAGCAAATTCTAGAAACAACTAATGCAACAGTACAATCATTAGAAGCTACAAATGATCATTCACAAAGCATTGCAGCATCGATGGAAGAGCAAACAGCTTCTTCTGAAGAAATGTTAAGTATTGCAACAGAGCTAAATGAAATGATTATTAAATTAAAATCTCAAATTAATCGATTTACTATATAA
- a CDS encoding ATP-grasp domain-containing protein → MILLDTTYISPLLSETLYEKDIVMCDIQQKEILGQNLVEQHDLENVFRSEELIIMNSEEAFQLLNEFHSQANITKVANLFKNKVDFRKCLSKIYPHFFFLEASMRELHHIDTEILPYPIILKPSIGYSSVGVYRIENKHEYQRVLENLVSTMQSGSENYSSDVLDTNSFIIESYIEGQEFAVDLYFDDNNEPVLLNVFSRMFKDEKDMSDRIYYTSKQILADYLAPISAFIARLNTLFDLRKMPLHIELRMQSNGEFIPIEINPLRFAGIGTTELGYVAYGVNPYHHFFEQSKPDWPRLIQAMDDKIYNFTCAEFDHDLKIDSNFVILHDQLKKQFDHILEYRHIPLESGSTFAVIFYSCDSLEQNNHILSLDFMSFVEKKMAISN, encoded by the coding sequence TTGATTTTACTTGATACTACATACATATCGCCGCTTTTGTCAGAAACACTTTATGAAAAAGACATTGTCATGTGCGATATACAGCAAAAAGAAATACTGGGACAAAATTTAGTAGAGCAACACGATTTAGAAAATGTATTTCGATCAGAGGAATTAATCATTATGAATTCTGAGGAGGCTTTTCAACTATTAAATGAATTTCATAGTCAAGCAAACATAACAAAAGTAGCCAATTTATTTAAAAATAAAGTGGATTTTAGGAAATGCTTGTCAAAAATTTACCCCCATTTTTTCTTTTTAGAAGCTTCGATGAGAGAATTACATCATATAGATACTGAAATACTGCCTTATCCAATTATATTGAAACCTTCGATTGGCTATTCAAGTGTGGGGGTTTACAGGATAGAAAATAAACATGAATATCAACGGGTTCTTGAAAATTTAGTCAGTACAATGCAATCGGGTAGTGAAAATTACTCATCGGATGTATTAGATACCAATTCATTTATTATTGAGAGCTATATCGAAGGTCAGGAATTTGCTGTAGATCTATATTTTGATGACAACAACGAACCGGTTTTACTGAATGTTTTTTCAAGGATGTTTAAAGACGAAAAAGATATGAGTGATCGCATTTATTATACAAGTAAGCAAATATTAGCCGATTATTTAGCGCCTATTTCGGCGTTTATAGCTAGACTAAATACATTATTTGATTTGAGAAAAATGCCATTACATATTGAGCTAAGAATGCAAAGCAATGGAGAGTTTATACCTATTGAAATTAATCCACTGAGGTTTGCTGGAATAGGTACAACAGAGTTAGGCTATGTTGCTTACGGTGTCAATCCGTATCATCACTTCTTTGAACAATCAAAGCCGGATTGGCCACGGTTAATACAGGCAATGGACGATAAAATATACAATTTTACATGTGCAGAATTCGATCATGATCTAAAAATCGATTCAAATTTCGTGATTTTGCATGATCAATTAAAAAAGCAGTTTGATCATATTTTAGAATATCGACATATCCCTTTAGAAAGTGGATCAACATTTGCCGTTATTTTCTACAGCTGTGATTCACTTGAACAAAACAATCATATCCTATCGCTGGACTTTATGTCATTTGTCGAGAAGAAAATGGCGATATCAAATTGA
- a CDS encoding extracellular solute-binding protein — protein MKKFSLLFLTLFVLILAACSNKGDITTEPQVNEDGKTVIKVVFKDDGPSNPEAVKFYDALEVGLKEDKGLDVEFELVEVAQGSYAEKLNLLLYSGTIPDLIYFQGGDEQIASQELLEDLTPYIEKSEHLKGILQAHNKTRLENYPYLLWVKNIDNKVPVVRTDFLEQTTSGTALVQNPTIENYTAFFEELVAKGLVKNGVTVAGDIAELDYIFNDAFGVTSSWLQQDGTFVYKKVSEAEKNKLAYYSELYSKGLLDNQYLTKAWDTKEDAFYNNETGVIVGTNGKVVDFYNSRQKQVNDETATLTVLPPAKGVSQGYGATSVTKETRGLAISSQSPNKELVFEILDYLASPNGLKLDSLGYEGTHYTVNGDVVELNDQYYSDWFARYWEPLNVDFGVEVSEDTPLLSAPAKQSQEAVNSYYHEDNNFTIPEDMIAEWDAMENLYKEYAADIITGKKSIDAFDEFVTKWNASGGEQLTEYANENIK, from the coding sequence ATGAAGAAATTTAGTTTATTATTTTTAACTTTATTTGTGTTAATTTTAGCAGCTTGTAGTAATAAGGGTGACATAACGACGGAACCACAAGTAAATGAAGACGGCAAAACCGTTATTAAAGTAGTATTTAAAGATGACGGTCCATCAAATCCAGAAGCGGTAAAGTTTTATGATGCATTAGAGGTTGGATTAAAGGAAGATAAAGGTTTAGATGTTGAATTTGAATTGGTTGAGGTAGCACAAGGTTCTTATGCAGAAAAGTTAAATTTACTATTATATAGTGGTACAATTCCAGATTTAATTTACTTCCAAGGTGGCGATGAGCAAATCGCGAGCCAAGAACTTTTGGAAGATTTAACGCCATATATCGAGAAATCCGAACATTTAAAAGGTATTTTACAAGCGCATAATAAAACACGTTTGGAAAATTACCCATATCTTTTATGGGTGAAAAATATCGACAATAAAGTGCCGGTAGTACGTACGGATTTCTTAGAACAAACGACATCGGGTACTGCTCTAGTGCAAAATCCAACAATAGAAAACTACACTGCATTCTTTGAAGAGTTAGTAGCAAAAGGACTCGTGAAAAATGGTGTAACGGTTGCGGGTGATATTGCTGAGCTCGATTATATTTTCAATGATGCATTTGGTGTTACTTCTTCATGGTTACAACAAGATGGCACATTCGTTTACAAGAAAGTATCTGAAGCAGAAAAAAATAAATTAGCTTATTATAGCGAGCTTTATTCAAAAGGTTTACTGGATAATCAATATTTAACAAAAGCATGGGATACAAAAGAAGATGCATTTTATAATAATGAAACAGGTGTCATTGTAGGGACGAATGGTAAAGTAGTCGATTTCTACAACAGCCGTCAAAAGCAAGTGAATGATGAAACGGCAACATTAACTGTATTACCTCCAGCGAAAGGGGTAAGTCAAGGGTATGGTGCAACAAGTGTAACGAAAGAAACGCGCGGCTTAGCCATTTCTTCTCAATCACCGAACAAAGAGCTTGTATTTGAGATTTTAGATTACTTAGCGAGTCCAAACGGTTTAAAATTAGATTCTTTAGGTTATGAAGGAACACATTACACAGTAAACGGTGATGTAGTCGAGTTAAATGATCAATATTACTCAGATTGGTTTGCACGTTATTGGGAACCATTGAATGTTGATTTTGGTGTGGAAGTTAGTGAGGATACGCCATTATTAAGTGCACCTGCGAAACAATCACAAGAAGCGGTAAATTCGTATTATCATGAGGATAATAACTTTACGATCCCAGAGGATATGATTGCCGAGTGGGATGCGATGGAGAATTTATACAAAGAATATGCAGCAGATATTATTACAGGGAAAAAATCAATCGATGCATTTGATGAGTTTGTTACGAAATGGAATGCTTCTGGTGGTGAGCAATTGACGGAGTATGCAAACGAAAATATTAAGTAA
- a CDS encoding carbohydrate ABC transporter permease, giving the protein MRTFSVTKSIIQFILFLFALAILIPLLNILAMSLSDPARVNELSGLDVLPKGFSFINYEIIFSNPLIIKSLLNSLFITITGTLLNLFLTAMTAYVLARTDFIGKKFVLFVLIGIMVFEPSMITEYLLMKDLGLLNSYASVILYKAINVYYLFILMRFFQEIPDSIVEAARIDGAGHFRIFTRIILPLSKPALATMALFYGVYHWNEYFRATIYITDPNKWPLQVVLRQFVVSQDNMTMLQGVEGMTPELLASLDFGSLQSTTIVIAVIPMLLLYPLILKYFTKGTMDGGEKE; this is encoded by the coding sequence GTGAGGACATTTTCTGTTACAAAATCGATTATTCAATTTATATTGTTTTTATTCGCGCTTGCGATTTTAATCCCATTACTAAACATTTTAGCGATGTCATTATCTGATCCGGCCCGAGTAAATGAATTATCCGGCTTGGATGTGTTACCTAAAGGATTTTCGTTCATCAATTATGAAATTATTTTTTCGAACCCATTAATTATAAAAAGCTTACTGAATTCCTTATTTATCACGATTACTGGCACGTTATTAAACTTATTTTTAACAGCTATGACAGCGTACGTATTAGCGCGTACGGATTTTATAGGGAAGAAGTTTGTGTTGTTTGTATTAATCGGCATTATGGTATTCGAGCCATCGATGATTACAGAGTATTTACTAATGAAGGATTTAGGGTTATTAAATTCCTATGCGTCGGTCATTTTGTATAAGGCGATTAATGTGTATTACTTGTTTATTTTAATGCGATTCTTCCAAGAAATACCGGATAGCATTGTGGAAGCAGCACGTATTGATGGTGCGGGGCATTTCCGTATTTTTACCCGTATCATACTGCCGCTATCAAAGCCTGCATTAGCTACAATGGCACTATTTTATGGTGTGTATCATTGGAATGAATATTTCCGTGCCACGATCTATATAACAGATCCAAATAAATGGCCATTACAAGTTGTTTTGCGTCAATTTGTTGTGTCACAAGATAATATGACGATGTTACAAGGGGTTGAAGGAATGACACCAGAATTGCTTGCATCACTTGATTTCGGTTCGTTGCAATCTACAACGATTGTGATAGCAGTCATACCAATGTTATTACTGTATCCGCTTATCTTGAAATACTTTACAAAGGGAACGATGGATGGCGGAGAGAAAGAATAA
- a CDS encoding ABC transporter permease has protein sequence MKTLKRMRKDLILYVMLLPGIIYFTIFHIIPIVNMKLAFQDYKIIGENTWVGMKHFNTLFSSPAFQDVLMNTIIISTMKIIFIFPIPIILSLLINELRFGPYRKFIQSVSYLPHFLSWVVIAGIWITLLNPADGAINIIRNFFNLPSLDFMTSKEHIRWVLVFSEMWRSAGWDTILYIAAILKISPSLYEAAKMDGASTLQQMRYITLPAMMSTVITVFILNLGFFMNAGFDQVFNLMNDSVLSVIDILDTYVYRIGLMNGQYAYATAASLFKGVIGLILILGTHFVSKKLTGKGVW, from the coding sequence ATGAAAACGTTAAAACGAATGCGCAAGGATCTAATTTTATATGTCATGTTACTTCCAGGGATTATTTACTTCACGATCTTTCATATTATCCCGATCGTTAATATGAAGCTTGCGTTCCAAGATTATAAAATCATTGGAGAAAATACATGGGTTGGCATGAAGCATTTTAATACGCTTTTCAGTTCGCCAGCGTTTCAGGATGTACTAATGAATACGATTATTATTAGTACGATGAAAATTATTTTTATTTTCCCAATTCCGATTATACTTTCACTACTTATTAATGAATTACGTTTTGGTCCTTATCGGAAATTTATTCAATCCGTTTCTTATTTACCTCATTTTCTATCTTGGGTAGTTATTGCGGGGATTTGGATAACACTATTAAACCCTGCTGATGGTGCAATCAATATCATTCGAAATTTTTTCAACCTTCCTTCGCTCGATTTTATGACGAGTAAAGAGCATATCCGTTGGGTGCTTGTGTTCTCGGAAATGTGGCGAAGTGCCGGATGGGATACGATTTTGTATATTGCAGCAATATTAAAAATTAGCCCATCTCTTTACGAAGCAGCGAAAATGGACGGTGCATCAACGCTTCAACAAATGCGCTATATTACACTTCCAGCGATGATGAGTACGGTTATTACTGTATTTATTTTAAATTTAGGTTTTTTCATGAATGCTGGATTTGACCAAGTTTTCAATTTAATGAATGATTCGGTTTTAAGTGTCATTGATATTTTGGATACATATGTATATCGAATTGGATTAATGAATGGGCAATATGCCTATGCAACAGCGGCAAGTTTATTTAAAGGTGTAATCGGTTTAATTTTAATTTTAGGGACACATTTTGTATCGAAAAAGCTTACGGGTAAAGGCGTATGGTAG
- a CDS encoding DNA polymerase I yields the protein MSKWIQNTLIAFIIATSVTALFQGTSFTWINATIFHIPVLFIILLFLGFIIAEDVRDSFKKVLWFEKRKDKRPIWQVGIGMIFYFTQIGFVEVFALSLMHYDLGGMPLYFVIPFLNAFLLTVIFEEIFYREEKSTVENYKFKKLK from the coding sequence TTGAGTAAGTGGATTCAAAATACATTAATAGCCTTTATTATCGCAACTTCCGTAACAGCATTATTCCAAGGGACAAGTTTTACTTGGATCAATGCAACGATTTTTCATATACCCGTTCTATTTATTATTCTATTATTTTTAGGCTTTATCATTGCAGAAGATGTAAGAGATTCGTTTAAAAAAGTATTGTGGTTCGAAAAGCGTAAGGATAAGCGACCAATTTGGCAAGTTGGTATTGGGATGATATTTTACTTCACGCAAATCGGTTTTGTGGAAGTATTTGCGCTCTCACTTATGCATTATGATTTAGGTGGGATGCCCCTGTATTTTGTGATACCATTCTTAAATGCGTTTCTATTAACGGTGATTTTTGAAGAGATTTTTTATCGTGAAGAAAAAAGTACAGTGGAAAATTATAAATTTAAGAAGCTGAAATAA
- the hflC gene encoding protease modulator HflC, translating to MSNNKNNFDGDLDKFVKKLFGNKKAAKVVKDVTSDEQKESNQSSGPTPIKKNKKPANVRQWLASTIIVTGVFAALVVVLANLYVVKENEFKVVRQFGEVVKYEKEPGLHMKIPFIQSVTTLPRNLMTHDMMEEEISTKDKKRIIIDNYTVWRVTDPKALISNAGQLLNAESRMEEFIYSALRTEFGQTMYDDIINEKNSSRGDINDRVTERVNELITDANFGIEVMDVRIRRTDLPAENEQSVYTRMVSERQSIAQKYLSEGDAEKRSKEANTDQEVQEMLATAKKDAALIQAEGESQAAQIYNNAYSKDPEFYSLFRTLESYKKTINEETMIIIPSDSPYAKLLSGSLK from the coding sequence ATGAGCAATAATAAAAATAATTTTGATGGAGATTTAGATAAGTTTGTAAAAAAACTATTTGGCAATAAAAAGGCAGCGAAAGTTGTAAAAGACGTGACTTCTGATGAGCAAAAAGAGTCCAATCAATCTAGCGGCCCAACACCGATCAAAAAGAATAAAAAACCAGCGAATGTGCGTCAGTGGCTCGCATCTACAATTATTGTGACGGGGGTATTTGCCGCACTTGTCGTTGTATTAGCGAATTTATATGTAGTAAAGGAGAATGAATTTAAAGTTGTTCGTCAGTTTGGTGAAGTTGTAAAATATGAAAAAGAGCCTGGTCTTCATATGAAAATCCCATTCATTCAAAGTGTCACGACATTACCTCGTAATTTAATGACACATGATATGATGGAAGAGGAAATTAGTACGAAAGATAAAAAACGAATCATTATTGATAACTATACGGTTTGGCGTGTGACCGATCCGAAAGCATTGATTTCTAATGCAGGTCAGTTGTTAAATGCAGAAAGTCGTATGGAAGAGTTTATTTACTCCGCATTGCGTACTGAATTTGGTCAAACGATGTATGATGATATTATAAATGAAAAAAATTCATCGCGTGGGGATATTAATGACCGCGTGACAGAGCGTGTCAATGAATTAATTACGGATGCGAATTTTGGTATTGAAGTGATGGATGTGCGAATTCGTCGTACAGATTTACCAGCAGAAAATGAGCAATCTGTTTATACGCGTATGGTTTCTGAACGTCAATCCATCGCCCAAAAGTATTTATCTGAAGGGGACGCAGAAAAACGTAGTAAGGAAGCGAATACAGATCAAGAAGTGCAAGAAATGCTAGCAACAGCGAAAAAAGATGCAGCACTTATTCAGGCTGAAGGGGAATCACAAGCAGCGCAAATTTATAATAATGCTTATTCCAAAGATCCTGAGTTTTATAGCTTATTCCGTACACTAGAATCGTATAAGAAAACGATTAATGAGGAAACGATGATTATTATTCCATCTGACTCACCGTATGCAAAATTATTATCGGGCTCTTTAAAATAA